The proteins below are encoded in one region of Phaseolus vulgaris cultivar G19833 chromosome 1, P. vulgaris v2.0, whole genome shotgun sequence:
- the LOC137815027 gene encoding cucumisin-like isoform X1 yields MDTACRTSLHLFTLLCFALFLQLCQSSSQLKSYIVYTGNAMKDEDSALALYSSILQEVAESKAEPKSVQQHYRRSFSGFAAKLTEEEANRLARHERVVAVFPNEKKQLHTTRSWDFIGFPLQAERATVESDVIIGVLDSGIWAESESFNDKGFGPPPSKWKGTCQSSKNFTCNNKIIGAKSYKADGFFTNEEPNSPLDINGHGTHTASTAAGNPVSPASMLGLAQGTARGGAIKARIAVYKVCWLDEGCSDADILAAFDDAIADGVDIISVSIGGFSGGNYFKHVISIGAFHAVRKGVLTVTSAGNSGPRYSSLSNFSPWSITVAASTIDRKFVTKVELGNNITYEGVSINTFDLKGELYPIIYGGDAPNKGFDSTISRFCFSDSLDKKLVEGKIVLCDGRSGAIGTFDAGAVGALLQGQSYRDLSPSLPLPGSYLDLQDGTSILDYINSTRIPTATIFKTDATKDTVAPIVASFSSRGPNIITPEVLKPDLVAPGVDIIASWSPVSPPSGVDGDNRTLSFNIISGTSMACPHVSGAAAYVKSFYPTWSPAAIRSALMTTARQLNPKNNLHAEFAYGAGQIDPSKALYPGLVYDAGEIDYVRFLCGQGYSSRSLQLVTGDSSSCTETSSARDLNYASFALFSPPSNSNIVSGSFNRTVTNVGSATCTYKAHVIGPEGLIIEANPNVLSFTSLNQKLSFVLTINGTINEAVASASLTWDDGKVQVRSPIVVFTTA; encoded by the exons ATGGATACTGCTTGCAGAACCTCTCTCCATTTGTTCACACTTCTTTGTTTTGCTTTATTTCTTCAACTATGTCAGTCATCATCCCAACTGAAG AGCTACATTGTCTACACTGGCAATGCCATGAAGGATGAGGATTCTGCGTTGGCTCTTTATTCAAGCATCCTACAAGAAGTTGCAGAGAG CAAAGCCGAGCCCAAGTCAGTGCAGCAGCACTACAGACGAAGTTTCAGTGGCTTTGCTGCTAAGCTAACGGAGGAGGAAGCCAATAGATTGGCTA GACATGAAAGAGTGGTAGCTGTCTTTCCTAATGAAAAGAAGCAACTCCATACAACAAGGTCATGGGATTTTATTGGCTTTCCACTACAAGCAGAAAGAGCAACAGTTGAGAGTGATGTCATCATTGGAGTGCTTGACTCTGGAATCTGGGCAGAATCTGAGAGCTTCAATGACAAAGGATTCGGTCCACCACCTAGTAAATGGAAGGGCACCTGCCAAAGTTCTAAGAACTTCACATGCAACAA TAAAATCATTGGGGCTAAGAGTTACAAAGCTGATGGATTCTTTACCAATGAAGAACCAAACTCTCCATTAGATATAAATGGTCATGGAACTCATACAGCCTCAACAGCAGCAGGGAATCCAGTTAGTCCAGCAAGCATGTTAGGCCTTGCTCAGGGAACGGCAAGGGGTGGCGCCATAAAAGCGCGCATTGCTGTGTATAAAGTGTGCTGGTTAGATGAAGGTTGTTCTGATGCAGACATACTTGCTGCATTTGATGATGCAATTGCAGATGGGGTTGACATAATATCAGTTTCTATTGGAGGTTTCAGTGGTGGAAACTACTTTAAACATGTAATTTCCATTGGAGCATTTCATGCTGTGAGAAAAGGAGTATTGACAGTAACTTCAGCAGGGAACAGTGGTCCTAGATATTCCTCCCTTTCCAATTTTTCGCCTTGGTCAATTACTGTGGCTGCGAGTACCATAGACAGGAAGTTTGTTACCAAGGTTGAATTAGGTAACAACATTACCTATGAG GGTGTCTCAATAAATACATTTGACCTCAAGGGAGAGTTGTATCCTATTATCTATGGTGGAGATGCACCAAACAAAGGCTTCGATTCAACAATATCAAG GTTTTGCTTCAGCGATTCCTTGGACAAAAAATTAGTTGAGGGTAAAATTGTTCTGTGTGATGGCAGAAGCGGAGCGATAGGTACTTTCGATGCCGGTGCTGTTGGGGCATTGCTACAAGGTCAAAGTTATAGAGAtctttctccttctcttccATTACCTGGATCTTACCTTGATTTGCAGGATGGTACCTCTATACTTGACTACATAAACTCCACAAG GATTCCAACTGCAACCATATTTAAGACTGATGCGACAAAAGATACAGTAGCCCCTATTGTGGCCTCTTTCTCTTCAAGGGGTCCAAACATTATTACACCTGAAGTTCTCAAG CCGGATTTAGTGGCTCCTGGAGTTGATATTATAGCTAGTTGGTCTCCAGTTTCCCCTCCTTCTGGTGTGGACGGTGACAATAGAACACTAAGTTTCAATATTATCTCCGGAACTTCAATGGCTTGTCCACATGTTTCTGGGGCAGCAGCATATGTGAAGTCATTTTACCCAACATGGTCTCCTGCTGCTATTCGTTCAGCTCTGATGACAACAG CTAGACAGCTGAATCCCAAGAATAACCTTCACGCAGAATTCGCATATGGCGCAGGCCAAATTGATCCTTCCAAGGCTTTGTACCCTGGTTTAGTGTATGATGCTGGTGAAATAGACTATGTAAGGTTTTTATGTGGACAAGGGTATAGTTCAAGGAGTTTACAACTCGTCACAGGAGATAGCAGTAGCTGCACTGAAACAAGTTCAGCAAGGGATCTAAACTATGCTTCATTTGCACTTTTTTCCCCACCCTCCAACTCCAATATAGTAAGTGGGAGTTTTAACAGGACTGTTACAAATGTTGGGTCAGCAACGTGCACATATAAAGCTCACGTGATTGGTCCTGAAGGACTAATTATTGAAGCCAACCCCAATGTTTTGTCCTTCACTTCTCTTAACCAGAAGCTCTCATTTGTGCTCACAATTAACGGAACAATAAACGAAGCTGTAGCATCAGCCTCTTTGACTTGGGATGATGGTAAAGTCCAAGTGAGGAGCCCCATTGTTGTGTTTACCACAGCATAA
- the LOC137815027 gene encoding cucumisin-like isoform X2 produces the protein MKDEDSALALYSSILQEVAESKAEPKSVQQHYRRSFSGFAAKLTEEEANRLARHERVVAVFPNEKKQLHTTRSWDFIGFPLQAERATVESDVIIGVLDSGIWAESESFNDKGFGPPPSKWKGTCQSSKNFTCNNKIIGAKSYKADGFFTNEEPNSPLDINGHGTHTASTAAGNPVSPASMLGLAQGTARGGAIKARIAVYKVCWLDEGCSDADILAAFDDAIADGVDIISVSIGGFSGGNYFKHVISIGAFHAVRKGVLTVTSAGNSGPRYSSLSNFSPWSITVAASTIDRKFVTKVELGNNITYEGVSINTFDLKGELYPIIYGGDAPNKGFDSTISRFCFSDSLDKKLVEGKIVLCDGRSGAIGTFDAGAVGALLQGQSYRDLSPSLPLPGSYLDLQDGTSILDYINSTRIPTATIFKTDATKDTVAPIVASFSSRGPNIITPEVLKPDLVAPGVDIIASWSPVSPPSGVDGDNRTLSFNIISGTSMACPHVSGAAAYVKSFYPTWSPAAIRSALMTTARQLNPKNNLHAEFAYGAGQIDPSKALYPGLVYDAGEIDYVRFLCGQGYSSRSLQLVTGDSSSCTETSSARDLNYASFALFSPPSNSNIVSGSFNRTVTNVGSATCTYKAHVIGPEGLIIEANPNVLSFTSLNQKLSFVLTINGTINEAVASASLTWDDGKVQVRSPIVVFTTA, from the exons ATGAAGGATGAGGATTCTGCGTTGGCTCTTTATTCAAGCATCCTACAAGAAGTTGCAGAGAG CAAAGCCGAGCCCAAGTCAGTGCAGCAGCACTACAGACGAAGTTTCAGTGGCTTTGCTGCTAAGCTAACGGAGGAGGAAGCCAATAGATTGGCTA GACATGAAAGAGTGGTAGCTGTCTTTCCTAATGAAAAGAAGCAACTCCATACAACAAGGTCATGGGATTTTATTGGCTTTCCACTACAAGCAGAAAGAGCAACAGTTGAGAGTGATGTCATCATTGGAGTGCTTGACTCTGGAATCTGGGCAGAATCTGAGAGCTTCAATGACAAAGGATTCGGTCCACCACCTAGTAAATGGAAGGGCACCTGCCAAAGTTCTAAGAACTTCACATGCAACAA TAAAATCATTGGGGCTAAGAGTTACAAAGCTGATGGATTCTTTACCAATGAAGAACCAAACTCTCCATTAGATATAAATGGTCATGGAACTCATACAGCCTCAACAGCAGCAGGGAATCCAGTTAGTCCAGCAAGCATGTTAGGCCTTGCTCAGGGAACGGCAAGGGGTGGCGCCATAAAAGCGCGCATTGCTGTGTATAAAGTGTGCTGGTTAGATGAAGGTTGTTCTGATGCAGACATACTTGCTGCATTTGATGATGCAATTGCAGATGGGGTTGACATAATATCAGTTTCTATTGGAGGTTTCAGTGGTGGAAACTACTTTAAACATGTAATTTCCATTGGAGCATTTCATGCTGTGAGAAAAGGAGTATTGACAGTAACTTCAGCAGGGAACAGTGGTCCTAGATATTCCTCCCTTTCCAATTTTTCGCCTTGGTCAATTACTGTGGCTGCGAGTACCATAGACAGGAAGTTTGTTACCAAGGTTGAATTAGGTAACAACATTACCTATGAG GGTGTCTCAATAAATACATTTGACCTCAAGGGAGAGTTGTATCCTATTATCTATGGTGGAGATGCACCAAACAAAGGCTTCGATTCAACAATATCAAG GTTTTGCTTCAGCGATTCCTTGGACAAAAAATTAGTTGAGGGTAAAATTGTTCTGTGTGATGGCAGAAGCGGAGCGATAGGTACTTTCGATGCCGGTGCTGTTGGGGCATTGCTACAAGGTCAAAGTTATAGAGAtctttctccttctcttccATTACCTGGATCTTACCTTGATTTGCAGGATGGTACCTCTATACTTGACTACATAAACTCCACAAG GATTCCAACTGCAACCATATTTAAGACTGATGCGACAAAAGATACAGTAGCCCCTATTGTGGCCTCTTTCTCTTCAAGGGGTCCAAACATTATTACACCTGAAGTTCTCAAG CCGGATTTAGTGGCTCCTGGAGTTGATATTATAGCTAGTTGGTCTCCAGTTTCCCCTCCTTCTGGTGTGGACGGTGACAATAGAACACTAAGTTTCAATATTATCTCCGGAACTTCAATGGCTTGTCCACATGTTTCTGGGGCAGCAGCATATGTGAAGTCATTTTACCCAACATGGTCTCCTGCTGCTATTCGTTCAGCTCTGATGACAACAG CTAGACAGCTGAATCCCAAGAATAACCTTCACGCAGAATTCGCATATGGCGCAGGCCAAATTGATCCTTCCAAGGCTTTGTACCCTGGTTTAGTGTATGATGCTGGTGAAATAGACTATGTAAGGTTTTTATGTGGACAAGGGTATAGTTCAAGGAGTTTACAACTCGTCACAGGAGATAGCAGTAGCTGCACTGAAACAAGTTCAGCAAGGGATCTAAACTATGCTTCATTTGCACTTTTTTCCCCACCCTCCAACTCCAATATAGTAAGTGGGAGTTTTAACAGGACTGTTACAAATGTTGGGTCAGCAACGTGCACATATAAAGCTCACGTGATTGGTCCTGAAGGACTAATTATTGAAGCCAACCCCAATGTTTTGTCCTTCACTTCTCTTAACCAGAAGCTCTCATTTGTGCTCACAATTAACGGAACAATAAACGAAGCTGTAGCATCAGCCTCTTTGACTTGGGATGATGGTAAAGTCCAAGTGAGGAGCCCCATTGTTGTGTTTACCACAGCATAA
- the LOC137815027 gene encoding cucumisin-like isoform X3, giving the protein MRILRWLFIQASYKKLQRGHERVVAVFPNEKKQLHTTRSWDFIGFPLQAERATVESDVIIGVLDSGIWAESESFNDKGFGPPPSKWKGTCQSSKNFTCNNKIIGAKSYKADGFFTNEEPNSPLDINGHGTHTASTAAGNPVSPASMLGLAQGTARGGAIKARIAVYKVCWLDEGCSDADILAAFDDAIADGVDIISVSIGGFSGGNYFKHVISIGAFHAVRKGVLTVTSAGNSGPRYSSLSNFSPWSITVAASTIDRKFVTKVELGNNITYEGVSINTFDLKGELYPIIYGGDAPNKGFDSTISRFCFSDSLDKKLVEGKIVLCDGRSGAIGTFDAGAVGALLQGQSYRDLSPSLPLPGSYLDLQDGTSILDYINSTRIPTATIFKTDATKDTVAPIVASFSSRGPNIITPEVLKPDLVAPGVDIIASWSPVSPPSGVDGDNRTLSFNIISGTSMACPHVSGAAAYVKSFYPTWSPAAIRSALMTTARQLNPKNNLHAEFAYGAGQIDPSKALYPGLVYDAGEIDYVRFLCGQGYSSRSLQLVTGDSSSCTETSSARDLNYASFALFSPPSNSNIVSGSFNRTVTNVGSATCTYKAHVIGPEGLIIEANPNVLSFTSLNQKLSFVLTINGTINEAVASASLTWDDGKVQVRSPIVVFTTA; this is encoded by the exons ATGAGGATTCTGCGTTGGCTCTTTATTCAAGCATCCTACAAGAAGTTGCAGAGAG GACATGAAAGAGTGGTAGCTGTCTTTCCTAATGAAAAGAAGCAACTCCATACAACAAGGTCATGGGATTTTATTGGCTTTCCACTACAAGCAGAAAGAGCAACAGTTGAGAGTGATGTCATCATTGGAGTGCTTGACTCTGGAATCTGGGCAGAATCTGAGAGCTTCAATGACAAAGGATTCGGTCCACCACCTAGTAAATGGAAGGGCACCTGCCAAAGTTCTAAGAACTTCACATGCAACAA TAAAATCATTGGGGCTAAGAGTTACAAAGCTGATGGATTCTTTACCAATGAAGAACCAAACTCTCCATTAGATATAAATGGTCATGGAACTCATACAGCCTCAACAGCAGCAGGGAATCCAGTTAGTCCAGCAAGCATGTTAGGCCTTGCTCAGGGAACGGCAAGGGGTGGCGCCATAAAAGCGCGCATTGCTGTGTATAAAGTGTGCTGGTTAGATGAAGGTTGTTCTGATGCAGACATACTTGCTGCATTTGATGATGCAATTGCAGATGGGGTTGACATAATATCAGTTTCTATTGGAGGTTTCAGTGGTGGAAACTACTTTAAACATGTAATTTCCATTGGAGCATTTCATGCTGTGAGAAAAGGAGTATTGACAGTAACTTCAGCAGGGAACAGTGGTCCTAGATATTCCTCCCTTTCCAATTTTTCGCCTTGGTCAATTACTGTGGCTGCGAGTACCATAGACAGGAAGTTTGTTACCAAGGTTGAATTAGGTAACAACATTACCTATGAG GGTGTCTCAATAAATACATTTGACCTCAAGGGAGAGTTGTATCCTATTATCTATGGTGGAGATGCACCAAACAAAGGCTTCGATTCAACAATATCAAG GTTTTGCTTCAGCGATTCCTTGGACAAAAAATTAGTTGAGGGTAAAATTGTTCTGTGTGATGGCAGAAGCGGAGCGATAGGTACTTTCGATGCCGGTGCTGTTGGGGCATTGCTACAAGGTCAAAGTTATAGAGAtctttctccttctcttccATTACCTGGATCTTACCTTGATTTGCAGGATGGTACCTCTATACTTGACTACATAAACTCCACAAG GATTCCAACTGCAACCATATTTAAGACTGATGCGACAAAAGATACAGTAGCCCCTATTGTGGCCTCTTTCTCTTCAAGGGGTCCAAACATTATTACACCTGAAGTTCTCAAG CCGGATTTAGTGGCTCCTGGAGTTGATATTATAGCTAGTTGGTCTCCAGTTTCCCCTCCTTCTGGTGTGGACGGTGACAATAGAACACTAAGTTTCAATATTATCTCCGGAACTTCAATGGCTTGTCCACATGTTTCTGGGGCAGCAGCATATGTGAAGTCATTTTACCCAACATGGTCTCCTGCTGCTATTCGTTCAGCTCTGATGACAACAG CTAGACAGCTGAATCCCAAGAATAACCTTCACGCAGAATTCGCATATGGCGCAGGCCAAATTGATCCTTCCAAGGCTTTGTACCCTGGTTTAGTGTATGATGCTGGTGAAATAGACTATGTAAGGTTTTTATGTGGACAAGGGTATAGTTCAAGGAGTTTACAACTCGTCACAGGAGATAGCAGTAGCTGCACTGAAACAAGTTCAGCAAGGGATCTAAACTATGCTTCATTTGCACTTTTTTCCCCACCCTCCAACTCCAATATAGTAAGTGGGAGTTTTAACAGGACTGTTACAAATGTTGGGTCAGCAACGTGCACATATAAAGCTCACGTGATTGGTCCTGAAGGACTAATTATTGAAGCCAACCCCAATGTTTTGTCCTTCACTTCTCTTAACCAGAAGCTCTCATTTGTGCTCACAATTAACGGAACAATAAACGAAGCTGTAGCATCAGCCTCTTTGACTTGGGATGATGGTAAAGTCCAAGTGAGGAGCCCCATTGTTGTGTTTACCACAGCATAA
- the LOC137815028 gene encoding uncharacterized protein has translation MENNKKKVAGGSSSSPLTNFDHLFGPKDPSTTSSSSTSIFGSIFPPPSTVGGRDSRKEEMGCKNYGAPGNYGYKGESSGVSNKNTSTNYQNEPVEPSSYYSSSIFYGAQENYSPRTRTTESHHIFKKDKDDDDPNGNDSNSASRGNWWQGSLYY, from the exons ATGGAGAACAACAAAAAGAAAGTGGCAGGAGGTTCTTCCTCATCGCCACTCACCAACTTTGATCATCTTTTTGGTCCCAAGGACCCCTCCACCACTTCATCTTCATCCACCAGCATCTTTGGCTCCATTTTCCCACCTCCTTCCACT GTTGGAGGGAGAGATTCAAGAAAAGAAGAGATGGGATGCAAAAATTATGGAGCACCAG GCAATTACGGTTACAAAGGTGAAAGCAGCGGTGTCTCCAACAAGAATACCAGTACCAATTATCAGAATGAGCCAGTGGAGCCCAGCAGTTACTACAGTTCATCAATCTTTTATGGTGCTCAAGAAAATTATTCCCCAAGAACCAGGACCACTGAATCCCACCACATT TTTAAGAAAGATAAGGATGATGATGACCCAAATGGTAATGATTCAAATAGTGCTTCAAGAGGGAACTGGTGGCAAG GTTCTCTTTATTATTAA
- the LOC137815029 gene encoding uncharacterized protein gives MSSSFTSLHITALDAIVNVNSLFTLAVFIGLTWNPNDPQNSLNSDPACAPTSAIAENLVAFHVYSFSSFLFSSLVALALKQAIRLSRTTSFHYPAVVEHLVVHVNRTALRIGMLVSAVGSVFGCSFLMLALVNVAQIKLGTLACGSSHTYAAVVPLLILVPIALLIYASLVLYAFTR, from the coding sequence ATGTCTTCTTCCTTCACGAGTCTTCACATCACCGCGTTAGACGCGATAGTGAACGTCAACTCGCTTTTCACTCTCGCTGTCTTCATAGGCCTAACATGGAACCCTAACGATCCGCAGAACAGTCTCAACTCCGATCCGGCGTGCGCTCCCACCTCCGCCATCGCCGAGAACCTCGTCGCCTTCCACGTCTACTCCTTCAGCTCCTTCCTCTTCTCCAGTCTCGTCGCCCTCGCGCTCAAGCAGGCCATCCGCCTCTCCCGCACCACCTCCTTCCACTACCCCGCCGTCGTCGAACACCTCGTCGTGCACGTCAACCGCACCGCCCTCCGCATCGGAATGCTCGTCTCCGCCGTTGGATCCGTCTTCGGCTGCTCCTTCCTCATGCTCGCGCTCGTCAATGTCGCTCAGATCAAGCTTGGAACGCTTGCCTGCGGAAGCTCGCACACCTACGCCGCCGTCGTCCCGCTTCTCATCCTCGTCCCCATTGCGCTCCTCATCTACGCCTCGCTCGTTCTCTACGCTTTCACTCGCTAG
- the LOC137815030 gene encoding rop guanine nucleotide exchange factor 5, with protein MDAFSNKNQTSQNKTDGVSSCLTDSTADSRETSFCGSTSSVSVEEAKAKGSSSPPPLGWPILKATVSKRSNSHEKENKLKSRSEDTKLTRIGLNLSEVDMMKERFAKLLLGEDMSGSGKGVCTALAISNAITNLCATVFGQLWRLEPLPSEKKEMWKREVEWLVSVSDYIVELMPSWQTFPDGSKLEVMTCRPRTDIFMNLPALRKLDNMLLEILDSFTATEFWYVDQGIVAAEADGSASFRKTIQRQEEKWWLPVPRVPPAGLSEDSRKHLNYSRECANQILKAAMAINNIALAEMEVPESYLEVLPKNGRTCLGDFVYRYITSDQFSQEYLLDCLDISSEHVALEIANRVEAAIYVWRRRVHSRFSPSPRPNRSTTKSSWEMVKDFMLDGDKRELLADRAENILVSLRQRFPGLTQTTLDTSKIQCNKDVGKSVLESYSRVLESMAFNIVARIDDLLYVDDLTKHSERFALVPTTATANVVSQQKKVTRPHSVSVSGTVTPHKAAVGTPSFSPASVPLISPARGERTPFLHNNNIIKPQRRGFGVRRVLSNYLGVETKTTKICSNSTEVKCSNPSSKKTEQQRERNKTK; from the exons ATGGATGCTTTTTCCAACAAGAACCAAACTTCTCAAAACAAAACAGATGGGGTTTCCTCTTGTCTCACGGATTCCACTGCAGACTCCAGGGAAACCAGTTTCTGTGGATCCACTTCTTCAGTTTCCGTTGAAGAAGCAAAGGCAAAAGGCTCTTCTTCACCCCCTCCTCTTGGTTGGCCCATTCTCAAGGCTACAGTCTCCAAGCGCTCCAACTCTCATGAAAAGGAAAACAAGCTTAAATCACGCTCGGAAGACACTAAGCTTACTCGGATTGGTTTGAACCTGTCGG AAGTTGACATGATGAAGGAAAGGTTTGCAAAATTGTTGCTTGGTGAAGATATGTCAGGTTCTGGAAAAGGGGTTTGCACTGCTTTGGCAATCTCTAATGCCATTACTAATCTGTGTG CAACTGTATTTGGGCAATTATGGAGACTAGAACCTCTACCTTCTGAGAAGAAAGAAATGTGGAAGAGAGAGGTGGAGTGGCTTGTTAGTGTTAGCGATTACATTGTTGAATTGATGCCTTCTTGGCAAACATTTCCCGATGGGAGTAAACTCGAG GTAATGACTTGCAGGCCTAGGACAGATATTTTTATGAACCTTCCAGCTCTTCGCAAACTTGACAACATGCTTCTC GAAATTTTGGACAGTTTCACTGCTACAGAGTTCTGGTATGTAGACCAAGGAATTGTAGCCGCAGAAGCAGATGGTTCAGCCTCTTTTCGCAAAACAATTCAGCGGCAAGAAGAGAAGTGGTGGCTTCCCGTACCTCGTGTCCCCCCTGCAGGACTCAGTGAAGACTCAAGGAAACACTTGAATTACTCTCGAGAATGTGCAAACCAAATACTGAAAGCAGCCATGGCTATCAACAACATTGCTTTGGCTGAAATGGAAGTTCCCGAGTCATATTTGGAAGTTCTTCCCAAG AATGGAAGAACTTGCTTGGGGGATTTTGTTTACCGTTACATAACATCAGATCAGTTCTCCCAAGAGTACCTTCTTGATTGCTTAGACATATCGTCTGAACATGTTGCATTAGAGATTGCAAACCGTGTGGAAGCAGCAATTTATGTGTGGCGCCGAAGAGTTCACTCTCGGTTCTCACCATCACCAAGGCCCAACCGTTCTACCACAAAATCATCATGGGAAATGGTCAAGGACTTCATGCTTGATGGAGACAAGAGAGAATTGCTAGCAGATAGAGCTGAAAACATTCTAGTTTCCCTGAGGCAACGGTTCCCAGGCTTAACTCAAACCACCCTTGATACCAGCAAGATCCAGTGCAACAAG GATGTTGGAAAATCCGTGCTAGAGAGCTACTCAAGAGTTTTGGAGAGCATGGCATTTAACATTGTAGCTCGTATAGATGATTTGCTATATGTGGATGACTTGACCAAACATTCAGAGAGGTTTGCATTGGTTCCTACTACTGCTACAGCTAACGTGGTTTCTCAGCAGAAGAAGGTTACACGTCCACACTCGGTGTCTGTCTCAGGCACTGTTACTCCGCACAAAGCAGCAGTTGGCACGCCAAGCTTTTCACCAGCTTCTGTGCCACTCATTAGTCCTGCAAGAGGGGAGAGAACTCCTTTCCTCCATAACAACAACATCATCAAACCTCAACGTCGTGGCTTTGGGGTGAGGAGAGTGCTGTCAAATTATCTTGGAGTAGAGACAAAGACCACTAAGATATGCAGCAACTCAACTGAGGTGAAATGTTCGAACCCAAGTAGCAAGAAAACTGAACAACAACGTGAGAGAAACAAAACCAAATGA